From the genome of Treponema peruense:
ACGTCGACATAAGCGCCGGTTGTAAGTTCACCGCCTACAAGAACAAGAGCCTGGGACGCAAATGTTTCGCAGGCAACATGACTTTCGGGATCCTGGCGCAGACATTCGTCAAGAATTCCGTCGGAAATCTGGTCACATACCTTGTCGGGATGTCCTTCACCGACAGATTCTGAAGTAAATAAATAATGATTGTTAGATAAGACAGTGCCCATTATGAGCCTCCTATTTAGCAAGTTTCAGTCTCACAAGAAACTGTTCCGCCTGCAATTTGGATAAATCAGCGGATAAGTGTTAATAATATAATTAAATTTCATAAAATAAGCAAGAAGTGGCTGTTGCTTGTCCGCGGGGGAAGACGCTGCTTCTAAAGAGATAATCTTAGCAAAAGTTAAAATGCGCGAACGAGGACGGAGGAATCGGAAATGACTTGATTTTTTGTTGTTTCGAAGTAACTGGTTACTTCGAAACTATGCTGACTGGGAGCATTTTAACCTATCGCTGACACTTATCTAAACAAATTGCGTCTTACCACGCGGACCTTCCCGTACACGCGTATTTGTTAACGAACGTCCGCGGGGGAAGACGCTGCTTCTAAAGAGATAAATCTTAGCAAAAGTTAAAATGCGCGAACGAGGACGGAGGAATCGGAAATGACTTGATTTTTTGTTGTTTCGAAGTAACTGGTTACTTCGAAACTATGCTGACTGGGAGCATTTTAACCTATCGCTGACACTTATCTAACTAAACTGCGTCTTACCACGCAGACCTTCCCGTACATGCGTATTTGTTAACGAACGTCCACATGTTATTTATTTTTGCGCGGCTTTCCATTCGCCGTGCCAGTCCGTACCGGGCGCGCTGTTTATAAATTCGCTGCACTTTGCCGCATAACGCGCGCTGGCCTCATCCTGCACAGAAAGTTCAGAAAATATTTTTTGTGCTTGAACAAAATCTGCGTCATAAAACAAATGTAGTGCGCGGTCAAATGATTCAAAAAAGATTTTTCGCTGCAAAAAAACTGCGCGCTCCACAGGTTCAAAAACAACAACAGGCTCTTTTTTTCCTACAACCACGGCGCGCGCCAGTTCCCTAAAATAAAGCGGGCAGCCTTCACGGGAAGCTTCGCGCACAGTTGTTTCGGAACACATCAAATATGTACCGAACTGCTTGTTGAATCCCTCAAGACGCGAAGCAAGATTTACACTATCACCAAGCATAGTGTAGTCAAAGCGCTGTCTGGATCCCATGTTCCCCACAATGGCATCCCCTGTATTAAGACCGATTCTTGTAAGCAAAGGACGACCGGCAATTTTTGAAAACTCTTCAGTTTTTTCTTCAATGGCCTTCTGGCACTTCATTGCCGCTTCAACAGCAACACGCGCATGGCAGTTAATGTCAACCGGCGCATTCCAGAAAGCAATAATTGCGTCTCCTTCATACTTGTCGATTGTTCCGCCACTTTCCAAAATAATATCTGTCATAAGCGTAAGATATCTGTTAAGCAAATCTGTAAGTTTTTCAGGTTCAAGTGGTTCTGAAATAGAAGTAAAAGACTGGATGTCAGAAAAGAAAATTGTAATATGTCTTTTTTCGCCGCCGAGTTCAAGTTTTGAAGGATCATTAATCAGGCGGTCAACAACAGCCGGGCTCAGGTACTGCGAAAAAGCCGACTTGATAAAACGCCGCTGCTTTCCTTCACTTGTATAACTGAAAAAAAGACACGCAACAAAACTGGACACAATACAAAAAAGCGCGCACGTCAAAGGAACATAAATTCCTGCCGCAAACGAAACTGTTGAAAAAACAATTGTCAGCAAAACAAGGGCAGTGACCAGAAAAATCATAAGCGGGTTTCTTCCGCGGAATTTTGTACAACCTATTCCGTAAACTGTAAATGAAGAAGCAAAAGACAAAACAAGACAGACAAGCAGTTGGGCCCAAAGCGGAATCTTATGCAGGAACTCACCGTTAAGATAATTGTCCAAAAGCGTCATATGAACGCCGGCACCGGGATAAACCTGAGAAACAGGAGTTGAACATATATCGTAAAGTCCGGGTGCATAAAGTATAAAGAAAATAACTGCATCTTCAAAATCAGCCGGAACAAGTTCTGATTCCTGACCATTTTTATAAAGATTCCAGTCACGCAGAATATCGTACGCACTGTAATGCGGGTAACGGTCAATATTTCCTTTGTACCGCAAAAGAACAGAACCGTCTTTCAAGGAAGGTACTTCTTTTTTGATTTTACCAAGTTCAGCCTGAACAGATTCGGGCGGCAAATCCAAAAGTACAGGCGCTATTCCGAGTGAAGGATATTCCCCTTCTTTTGTGCTGAATGAAAGACGCGCCCTTCTGATTATGTCATCGCTGTCTTTAAGACTCGTAATGTTTGCAATCATTGCGGCAGAGTTTCTTAAAGGTTTTATCGGGAAAACCTGACCGCTACTGCTCTTTGAGTCAAACATAACCTGCACGACTTTTCCAAACTGCGCGCAGCTTTGTGCAAAAACTGTGTCGTCACTTCCTTTGTAAACAGAAGGTTCCGTAAAAAAAACATCAAAGGCCACACACTTTGCACCCGCTTCATGAAAAAAATCGACAATCTCTGAATAAACTGAGCGCGGCCATGGCCATCCGTAACCGCGTTCCTGCAGAAGTGAATCTATGCTGTACTGGTCAACGCCGACAAAACAAATGTTGTCATCGGGAACAGTATATCGCGACGTAAAATTCATTCTTGCGTCGTAGGCTTTGTGTTCAATGTAATCAAAAGCCCCGGAAAAATTAAGCACGCATCCCAGACAAAAAATGCCGACACTTATCAAAATAAATGTGATAAGGCGTTTCTTAAAAAAACCGGGGAACTTTATTTTCATAGGACAGACCAGACTTCTTCAAAACGTTCAGTACGCATTGACTGTGTTTTACACGAAGCATATTTTTTGTATTCTTTGGAAAGATTTTTTATTCTTTTCTTTGGCTTGGGGTGCGTTTTTCCAAAACCAGATTTTGCTTTTGACTTCTGTCCGAGCATTTCAAGCATTTCATCCATAGCCTGAACATCATAACCGGCAGCGTCAAGCAAAGAAAGTGCGTACTTGTCGGCAGCAAATTCGTTATCTTGGGAATAACCTTTGTCTACCATATTTGAAATTGCTTTACCGACGGTACTGTCAAAGCTTTTAATCAGTTCAACAGTATTATCATCGCCATCAGTAAGTGCTGTAAGTACTGCACCACTTGTCTTAAAAACAGCGTCAGTTGTGCGGCTTGACTTTATTGCCTTAATGCTATGCTTAAGCTGAATATGTGCAATTTCGTGAGCAAGAACTGCCGCAATTTCATCTTCGCTTTTTACATTTTGAATAAGACCTTTTGTAACAAGAATGTGTCCGCCGCTTGTACCAAAGGCATTTATTTCATTGCTGTCCAGAATCTGAACATAATAGCCTTTGTAAAGTTCGGGCTGCGGAGAATTGACTGTAAGAACGTGGCATACATAATTCAGATATTCAGTGGCAGTTTCGTTCTGGTACGCACCGTAATTTTTAAGAAGTGTTCCGGCAACAGCGCGGCCAAGGTAATATTCCTGCTGTGGCGAAACTTCTTCGGCAGCCGCAGCAACAGAAGCAGAACTGTCTATAATTGCAGAAGCGGTATTTGAATCAATAACACCTGTTACACCCCCGGCTACTGCAAGAACTGCCGTACCAACACTTACAACATTTGTAAAAGTCTGGCATGAATAAAACACAGCAGAAGACAAAACTACCGCTGCCGCAAGAAAATTTTTTGCATAAAGGTTTGCGCGTTTACTCATCTGCTCCCTCCAGTCCGCCGTCTTTTATAAACTGCTTTAATTCATTCAAATCAACATTGCGGCTTTCCATTTTGTTTACGGATGCGTAATCTGCCTTCTTTTCTTTTTTAAAGGAATTTTCAAGTTCGGCACTGAATCCTTTTCCGGCTAAGGCAAGCTCATCGGCACTGGCAGAAAAACCGGACTTTGCAATTTTGCGTTTGCTAAGCGATGCAGAACTTACCCAGCCTTCCTGTCCGTTGCCGTTGCGTATTTTTGAGAGTGAATCTTTTTCTTCTATTAATAAGACGCTGTCGCCGT
Proteins encoded in this window:
- a CDS encoding CHASE2 domain-containing protein; this translates as MKIKFPGFFKKRLITFILISVGIFCLGCVLNFSGAFDYIEHKAYDARMNFTSRYTVPDDNICFVGVDQYSIDSLLQERGYGWPWPRSVYSEIVDFFHEAGAKCVAFDVFFTEPSVYKGSDDTVFAQSCAQFGKVVQVMFDSKSSSGQVFPIKPLRNSAAMIANITSLKDSDDIIRRARLSFSTKEGEYPSLGIAPVLLDLPPESVQAELGKIKKEVPSLKDGSVLLRYKGNIDRYPHYSAYDILRDWNLYKNGQESELVPADFEDAVIFFILYAPGLYDICSTPVSQVYPGAGVHMTLLDNYLNGEFLHKIPLWAQLLVCLVLSFASSFTVYGIGCTKFRGRNPLMIFLVTALVLLTIVFSTVSFAAGIYVPLTCALFCIVSSFVACLFFSYTSEGKQRRFIKSAFSQYLSPAVVDRLINDPSKLELGGEKRHITIFFSDIQSFTSISEPLEPEKLTDLLNRYLTLMTDIILESGGTIDKYEGDAIIAFWNAPVDINCHARVAVEAAMKCQKAIEEKTEEFSKIAGRPLLTRIGLNTGDAIVGNMGSRQRFDYTMLGDSVNLASRLEGFNKQFGTYLMCSETTVREASREGCPLYFRELARAVVVGKKEPVVVFEPVERAVFLQRKIFFESFDRALHLFYDADFVQAQKIFSELSVQDEASARYAAKCSEFINSAPGTDWHGEWKAAQK
- a CDS encoding M48 family metallopeptidase, with product MSKRANLYAKNFLAAAVVLSSAVFYSCQTFTNVVSVGTAVLAVAGGVTGVIDSNTASAIIDSSASVAAAAEEVSPQQEYYLGRAVAGTLLKNYGAYQNETATEYLNYVCHVLTVNSPQPELYKGYYVQILDSNEINAFGTSGGHILVTKGLIQNVKSEDEIAAVLAHEIAHIQLKHSIKAIKSSRTTDAVFKTSGAVLTALTDGDDNTVELIKSFDSTVGKAISNMVDKGYSQDNEFAADKYALSLLDAAGYDVQAMDEMLEMLGQKSKAKSGFGKTHPKPKKRIKNLSKEYKKYASCKTQSMRTERFEEVWSVL
- a CDS encoding SH3 domain-containing protein, which gives rise to MKRFVLFISILFLAATTLFAKEKKMYVTVKNASVKSGTGFFSEELFSLSYGDSVLLIEEKDSLSKIRNGNGQEGWVSSASLSKRKIAKSGFSASADELALAGKGFSAELENSFKKEKKADYASVNKMESRNVDLNELKQFIKDGGLEGADE